A genome region from Wielerella bovis includes the following:
- the queF gene encoding preQ(1) synthase, translated as MSRNSAELNGITLLGNQKTEYRSDYAPEVLEAFDNKHPDNDYFVKFVCPEFTSLCPMTGQPDFATIVIRYIPDVKMVESKSLKLYLFSFRNHGDFHEDCVNIIMKDLIKLMNPKYIEVFGEFTPRGGIAIHPFANYGRVGTPFEQMARERLFAHDMQ; from the coding sequence ATGTCCAGAAATTCTGCAGAACTCAACGGTATTACGCTGCTCGGCAACCAAAAAACCGAATACCGCAGCGACTACGCCCCCGAAGTGCTGGAAGCCTTTGACAACAAACATCCCGACAACGATTATTTTGTCAAATTCGTTTGCCCCGAATTCACCAGTTTATGCCCGATGACAGGGCAGCCTGATTTCGCCACCATTGTCATTCGCTACATTCCCGATGTGAAAATGGTGGAAAGCAAATCGCTGAAACTGTATTTGTTCAGCTTCCGCAATCACGGCGATTTCCACGAAGATTGTGTCAATATCATCATGAAAGATTTGATTAAATTGATGAACCCGAAATACATTGAAGTGTTTGGTGAATTCACGCCGCGTGGTGGGATTGCCATTCATCCTTTTGCCAATTATGGTCGGGTGGGTACGCCGTTTGAGCAAATGGCGCGAGAAAGATTGTTTGCACACGATATGCAATGA
- a CDS encoding glutaredoxin family protein encodes MKKSSIMLFISLAMFACSSEVSYKTEDVQALAQSVKAHEITLYGTADCIYCTQAKQWLNQNQFAFTDCDINNNEQCAAQFKHHQGYGTPLIVIQRHGKQHIMRNGFDSDEFLLALQSGK; translated from the coding sequence ATGAAAAAATCAAGCATCATGCTGTTTATCAGCTTGGCAATGTTTGCCTGTTCATCAGAAGTCAGCTACAAAACCGAGGACGTTCAAGCATTGGCACAAAGCGTGAAAGCACACGAAATCACACTGTATGGTACAGCCGACTGCATCTATTGCACCCAAGCGAAACAATGGCTAAACCAAAACCAATTTGCCTTTACCGATTGCGACATCAACAACAATGAACAATGTGCCGCCCAATTCAAACATCATCAAGGCTACGGTACGCCATTGATTGTGATTCAGCGACACGGCAAACAGCACATCATGCGCAACGGTTTTGACAGCGATGAATTTTTGCTGGCATTGCAATCTGGGAAATAG
- a CDS encoding phosphatidylglycerophosphatase A family protein, with translation MAKQKPTFQPTWSWLIARPVCFLGFGFGTGLAPKAPGTVGTLPAVFLAGLLLGCGMSKFGLALLCIILFIIGIWICNETERALGVHDYGGIVWDEIVAMMLVYACVPQGLGWWAIAFAAFRFFDAVKPPPIKWFDQRVSGGFGVMLDDIIAAIFAILTVHIIGWIA, from the coding sequence ATGGCAAAACAAAAACCTACATTTCAACCCACATGGTCATGGCTGATAGCGCGTCCCGTGTGTTTTTTGGGATTTGGCTTTGGCACAGGACTTGCCCCCAAAGCACCTGGTACAGTTGGCACATTGCCTGCGGTATTTTTGGCAGGACTATTACTCGGCTGCGGCATGAGTAAATTTGGACTGGCATTATTGTGTATCATATTGTTTATTATCGGCATTTGGATTTGCAATGAAACCGAACGCGCTTTGGGTGTACACGATTATGGCGGTATTGTGTGGGACGAAATTGTCGCCATGATGTTGGTTTATGCTTGTGTGCCGCAAGGTTTGGGTTGGTGGGCAATCGCATTTGCCGCATTTCGTTTTTTTGATGCTGTGAAACCACCTCCAATTAAATGGTTTGACCAGCGCGTAAGTGGCGGTTTCGGTGTGATGCTGGATGACATTATTGCGGCGATTTTTGCGATTTTGACTGTGCATATCATTGGGTGGATAGCGTAG
- a CDS encoding L,D-transpeptidase — protein sequence MKSILFGAFTFALASTAFAAQTTPVPDVAPVADGQHVVINIPQQRLFLYENGSLKKVYPVGVGKATTQTNLGDHKIGAKAFNPTWHIPLSIQKERGDGVKTVPPGPKNPLGPVFVRLGNPKLGLGIHGTSNPASVPGIVSHGCVRMKSPDALEFARRISTGADATVSYELAALNQDDAGHLWLAAFRDPYSKKNLRVNVLKQSIAAWAKANNRTIRTAQIDQIVKARAAKPVCLTCTNKNTRPKGDFVSIAWNSGGADLTQPKGATASIRPPVKDEILPEGTEIEVEALDDFKGASVFDDEEGVVEEATNSIASGEIPLKPL from the coding sequence ATGAAATCTATTCTTTTTGGCGCGTTTACTTTCGCGCTAGCAAGTACAGCTTTTGCCGCTCAAACGACTCCTGTTCCCGATGTTGCACCTGTTGCGGATGGTCAGCATGTTGTCATCAATATTCCGCAACAACGTTTGTTTTTGTATGAAAATGGCAGCCTGAAAAAGGTTTATCCTGTTGGTGTAGGTAAAGCAACAACACAAACCAATTTGGGCGACCACAAAATCGGTGCGAAAGCGTTTAATCCAACTTGGCATATTCCCTTGTCTATTCAAAAAGAACGCGGCGATGGCGTGAAAACCGTGCCACCTGGCCCCAAAAATCCGCTCGGCCCAGTTTTTGTGCGTTTGGGTAATCCCAAATTGGGTTTGGGCATTCATGGCACAAGTAATCCTGCGAGTGTACCAGGAATTGTAAGCCATGGTTGCGTGCGCATGAAATCGCCTGATGCGTTGGAATTTGCGAGAAGAATTTCTACGGGTGCAGATGCAACGGTAAGCTATGAATTGGCAGCATTGAATCAAGATGATGCGGGTCATTTGTGGTTAGCCGCATTCAGAGACCCTTACAGCAAGAAAAATTTACGTGTTAATGTGTTAAAACAAAGTATTGCAGCATGGGCAAAAGCCAATAATCGCACGATTCGCACGGCACAAATTGACCAAATCGTGAAAGCGCGTGCAGCAAAACCTGTTTGTTTGACGTGTACCAATAAAAATACCAGACCGAAAGGTGATTTTGTTTCAATCGCTTGGAATAGCGGTGGTGCAGATTTAACACAACCGAAAGGTGCAACTGCTTCCATTCGTCCACCTGTGAAGGATGAAATCTTGCCAGAAGGTACAGAAATTGAAGTAGAAGCATTGGACGATTTTAAAGGTGCATCGGTATTTGATGATGAAGAAGGCGTGGTGGAAGAAGCGACCAATTCAATCGCATCGGGTGAAATACCATTAAAACCATTGTAA
- a CDS encoding 7-cyano-7-deazaguanine/7-aminomethyl-7-deazaguanine transporter — protein sequence MQNPTYQFSHQQKRNALFWLIIFHITIIAASNYLVQFPFTITLPNNFEVHSTWGALSFPFIFLATDLTVRIFGKHLARRIIFFVMLPALILSYVLSVIFQNGAWTGWAALSEFNLFVFRIALASFAAYVFGQFMDIFVFNKLRSLKAWWIAPTASTFVGNAIDTLLFFAIAFHASSDEFMAVNWQHIAFVDYLFKLVICMALFLPIYGVLLNFLTKKLTQLMQTNWQTIEQN from the coding sequence ATGCAAAACCCAACTTATCAATTTTCTCATCAACAAAAACGCAACGCCTTATTTTGGCTAATTATTTTTCATATTACCATTATTGCTGCGAGCAATTATTTGGTGCAATTCCCATTTACAATCACCCTACCCAACAACTTTGAAGTGCATTCCACTTGGGGCGCATTGTCGTTTCCGTTTATTTTTCTGGCGACCGATTTGACCGTGCGTATTTTTGGTAAACATTTGGCACGACGAATTATTTTCTTTGTGATGCTCCCTGCCTTGATTTTGTCGTATGTTTTATCAGTCATCTTTCAAAATGGCGCATGGACAGGTTGGGCAGCATTGTCCGAATTTAATTTGTTTGTATTCCGCATTGCGCTGGCTAGTTTCGCCGCTTACGTATTTGGGCAATTTATGGATATTTTCGTATTCAACAAATTACGCAGCCTGAAAGCATGGTGGATTGCACCGACCGCATCCACATTTGTCGGTAATGCGATTGATACGCTGCTGTTTTTTGCTATTGCTTTCCACGCCAGTAGTGATGAATTTATGGCAGTAAATTGGCAACACATTGCTTTTGTAGATTATTTGTTTAAATTAGTGATTTGTATGGCATTGTTTTTGCCGATATATGGCGTATTACTCAATTTCTTGACCAAAAAATTGACACAATTAATGCAAACAAATTGGCAAACAATAGAACAAAATTAA
- a CDS encoding substrate-binding periplasmic protein — translation MKIKHLLPMCVALALAACSDNSATQSNDTPPASAVSQQDTAAPTGEKVTSYLVGIDIGYPPLTLRDTKGQPSGFEVELLQAIADDQKFQINLIPDVRANLFPGLGEGKYQILVGSFEVNPERQAQAELSNPYAKGYRAILSKKDSTVKSAQDLRTAKGIVGVQKGTNSERKLVELGITPKTYDSLFNTFKGLVQEEITHVVGDSIPLTYYAISNKDESVTQEYELAHFDASAGESMLVYAVSKGNTELLGKVNQGLENLKKNGTYDQIYQKWFKNNDAKV, via the coding sequence ATGAAAATTAAACATTTGCTTCCTATGTGTGTAGCGCTTGCTTTGGCGGCTTGTTCCGACAACAGCGCAACACAAAGCAATGACACACCACCAGCATCTGCCGTAAGCCAACAAGATACTGCTGCACCAACAGGTGAAAAAGTAACATCTTATTTGGTAGGTATTGATATCGGTTATCCCCCTTTAACTTTGCGTGATACCAAAGGACAACCATCTGGTTTTGAAGTGGAATTATTGCAAGCCATTGCAGACGATCAGAAATTCCAAATCAATTTGATTCCCGATGTGCGCGCCAATTTATTCCCTGGCTTGGGTGAGGGTAAATACCAAATTTTGGTTGGTTCATTTGAGGTTAATCCAGAACGTCAAGCGCAGGCTGAATTAAGTAATCCTTATGCTAAAGGCTATCGTGCGATTTTGAGCAAAAAAGACAGTACTGTAAAATCAGCTCAAGATTTGCGCACAGCAAAAGGTATAGTTGGCGTACAAAAAGGTACCAATAGTGAACGTAAATTGGTTGAATTAGGCATTACGCCAAAAACTTATGACAGTTTATTCAATACATTTAAAGGCTTAGTGCAAGAGGAAATAACACATGTTGTAGGTGATTCTATTCCTTTAACCTATTATGCTATCAGTAACAAGGATGAATCTGTAACGCAAGAATATGAGTTAGCTCATTTTGATGCGAGCGCAGGTGAGTCTATGCTGGTATATGCAGTAAGTAAAGGTAATACTGAATTATTGGGCAAAGTGAATCAAGGTTTGGAAAATTTGAAGAAAAACGGAACTTATGACCAAATTTATCAAAAATGGTTTAAAAACAATGATGCCAAAGTTTAA
- a CDS encoding DUF1287 domain-containing protein yields the protein MQPEKNTPQIVQSARNQIGKTMHYDPAYTTLAYPMGDVPIEKGVCTDVVIRALREQKMDLQQLVHQDMKQSFSAYPKHWGLKKPDPNIDHRRVLNLITFFTRQGWAVKQKGDFRAGDIVTWELNGNRLPHIGIVSDKKIGDTPLIIHNIGAGTQEEDLLFKHKITGHFRLPVK from the coding sequence ATGCAGCCTGAAAAAAATACGCCGCAAATTGTGCAATCCGCCCGCAATCAAATTGGCAAAACTATGCATTATGACCCTGCATACACAACTTTGGCGTATCCAATGGGCGATGTACCAATAGAAAAAGGCGTATGCACCGATGTGGTCATTCGGGCGTTGCGCGAACAAAAAATGGATTTACAACAATTAGTTCATCAAGACATGAAGCAAAGTTTTTCCGCCTATCCCAAACATTGGGGATTAAAAAAACCTGACCCCAATATTGACCATCGCCGCGTGTTAAATCTCATCACATTTTTCACGCGGCAAGGTTGGGCGGTAAAGCAGAAAGGCGATTTTCGTGCGGGCGATATTGTTACTTGGGAATTAAACGGTAATCGTCTGCCGCACATCGGTATTGTGTCGGATAAAAAAATCGGCGACACGCCGCTGATTATCCACAATATCGGCGCAGGTACGCAGGAAGAAGACTTGTTGTTTAAACACAAGATAACGGGGCATTTCAGGCTGCCTGTAAAATAA
- the obgE gene encoding GTPase ObgE: MKFIDEAKIEVVGGKGGNGAASFRREKFVPRGGPDGGDGGRGGSVFAVADENINTLVEYRFVKKYQAKNGEKGHGSDRYGAGADDIELRMPVGTLIRDVDTDEILADLTHHGQRVCVARGGKGGLGNIHFKSSVNRAPKQFTNGEDGEARTLQLELKVLADVGLLGMPNAGKSTLIRAVSAARPKVADYPFTTLHPNLGVVRMDENNSFVMADIPGLIEGAAEGAGLGHRFLKHLSRTGLLLHVVDLAPFDEGVDTAGEALAIIHELRKYDEDLYDKPRWLVLNKLDMLDDETAKQRETEFLQAIGWDYPAPDDRFQFDMETPRLFKISALTHAGTQDLVQQINQYLNEKKRIQAEAEAATQAQTQPEPPVSQTNTDVFKAE; encoded by the coding sequence ATGAAATTCATAGACGAAGCCAAAATTGAAGTAGTCGGCGGCAAAGGCGGCAACGGTGCAGCTAGTTTCCGCCGCGAAAAATTCGTACCGCGCGGAGGCCCTGACGGTGGCGATGGCGGACGTGGCGGCAGCGTATTTGCCGTCGCCGATGAAAATATCAACACGCTGGTGGAATACCGATTTGTCAAAAAATACCAAGCCAAAAATGGCGAAAAAGGACACGGCAGCGACCGCTACGGCGCAGGCGCAGACGACATTGAATTGCGTATGCCAGTCGGCACCTTAATCCGCGATGTGGACACCGATGAAATTTTGGCGGATTTGACGCATCACGGACAGCGCGTGTGCGTGGCGCGTGGCGGCAAAGGCGGTTTGGGCAACATTCATTTTAAATCATCGGTCAATCGCGCCCCGAAACAATTTACCAATGGCGAAGACGGCGAAGCGCGTACTTTGCAACTGGAACTGAAAGTATTGGCGGACGTGGGTTTGTTGGGTATGCCGAATGCGGGCAAATCCACGCTGATTCGCGCCGTGTCTGCCGCTCGCCCGAAAGTGGCGGATTATCCGTTCACCACTTTGCACCCCAATTTGGGCGTGGTGCGTATGGACGAAAACAACAGTTTCGTTATGGCAGACATTCCAGGTTTGATTGAAGGCGCGGCAGAAGGCGCAGGTTTGGGGCATCGTTTTCTGAAACATTTGTCGCGCACAGGTTTGCTGTTGCACGTTGTGGATTTGGCACCGTTTGATGAAGGCGTGGACACGGCTGGCGAAGCCTTGGCGATTATCCACGAATTGCGCAAATACGATGAAGATTTGTACGACAAACCGCGTTGGCTGGTGTTGAACAAATTGGATATGCTGGACGATGAAACCGCCAAACAGCGCGAAACCGAATTTCTGCAAGCAATCGGCTGGGATTATCCTGCGCCCGATGACCGTTTCCAATTTGATATGGAAACGCCACGCTTGTTCAAAATCAGCGCATTGACCCACGCGGGTACGCAAGATTTGGTGCAGCAAATCAATCAATATTTGAATGAGAAAAAACGCATTCAGGCAGAAGCAGAGGCAGCAACCCAAGCACAAACACAGCCTGAACCCCCTGTTTCGCAAACCAATACCGATGTGTTTAAAGCAGAATAA
- a CDS encoding OPT family oligopeptide transporter produces the protein MSQMQDSYAHYRELTLRGTILGALITVIFTASNVYLGLKVGLTFASSIPAAVISMAILKFFPGSNILENNMVQTQASAAGTLSAVIFVLPGLLMMGYWNGFPFWQTMLICATGGILGVIFTIPLRYVMVVNSPLPYPEGVAAAEILKAGNHDDEKRDEGAVADSGAKEILAGSVVAGVLSFATNGLRVVADSASYWFKGGNAIFQIPMGFSLALLGAGYLVGIVGGMAILVGIVFTWFIAVPYFTAAAPMPADADMVGYALDVWRTKARFIGVGTIGIAAIWTLISLSKPMMEGMRQSLIALKNPQAAAQLERVDRDMSPKSMIQITLAIILVILAIVFYFVQAVSLPMGLTITLVLVCTLLAVAIGFFVAAACGYMAGLVGSSSSPISGIGIISVVTISLVLMTIGKASGIFDMPNGEQFLTALTIYTASIVLAVATISNDNLQDLKTGYLVKATPWRQQVALLIGCVVGAAVIAPTLEMLYNAYGFTGAMPREGMDAAQALSAPQATLMTTIAKGIFSGNLEWTYIFFGIGLGIAIIIADAILKKSSNNRFALPALAVGMGIYLPPAVNMPIVIGAIVAYWMANKTKRQARQLAEQEAKAMEATVERRGTLFSAGLIVGESLVGVMMAFIIAASVTSGGSDAPLAIALENWGTAAEILGLLAFIGGAIIFVMRTLRPLKTTQKNQ, from the coding sequence ATGTCTCAAATGCAAGATTCCTATGCGCATTACCGCGAATTAACCTTACGCGGTACCATTTTAGGCGCATTGATTACGGTAATTTTTACCGCATCAAATGTTTATTTAGGGTTAAAAGTTGGTTTAACTTTCGCTTCTTCCATTCCTGCCGCCGTGATTTCTATGGCGATTCTCAAATTCTTCCCTGGTTCAAATATTTTGGAAAACAATATGGTGCAAACACAAGCATCGGCAGCAGGTACGCTTTCTGCCGTAATTTTTGTGTTGCCAGGGCTGTTGATGATGGGTTATTGGAACGGCTTTCCATTTTGGCAGACCATGTTGATTTGTGCGACAGGTGGTATTTTGGGGGTCATCTTTACCATTCCATTGCGCTATGTGATGGTGGTAAATAGTCCACTACCCTATCCTGAAGGTGTTGCAGCCGCTGAAATTTTGAAAGCAGGTAATCACGATGATGAAAAACGTGATGAAGGCGCGGTTGCTGATTCAGGTGCAAAAGAAATTTTGGCTGGTAGTGTGGTGGCTGGTGTATTGAGCTTTGCAACCAATGGTTTGCGCGTGGTCGCTGATAGCGCAAGTTATTGGTTTAAAGGCGGTAATGCCATTTTCCAAATTCCTATGGGTTTTTCTTTGGCATTATTGGGTGCAGGCTATTTGGTCGGCATTGTTGGCGGTATGGCTATTTTGGTTGGTATCGTGTTTACATGGTTCATTGCCGTACCCTATTTTACCGCTGCCGCACCAATGCCTGCTGATGCGGACATGGTAGGCTACGCGCTAGATGTGTGGCGCACCAAAGCACGTTTTATTGGTGTCGGAACAATTGGTATTGCCGCCATTTGGACGTTGATTAGCTTATCCAAACCCATGATGGAAGGTATGCGCCAATCCTTAATTGCGTTGAAAAATCCACAAGCCGCTGCGCAACTGGAACGCGTTGACCGTGATATGTCGCCCAAATCCATGATTCAAATCACATTGGCAATCATTTTAGTGATATTAGCCATTGTGTTTTATTTTGTACAAGCCGTATCACTGCCTATGGGTTTGACGATTACTTTGGTTTTGGTTTGCACATTATTGGCGGTGGCGATTGGCTTTTTCGTTGCCGCAGCCTGTGGTTACATGGCAGGTTTAGTGGGTTCATCTTCCAGCCCAATTTCGGGGATTGGTATTATTTCGGTAGTAACCATTTCATTGGTATTGATGACCATTGGTAAAGCAAGTGGCATTTTTGATATGCCAAACGGCGAACAATTTTTAACCGCCTTAACCATTTATACCGCTTCTATCGTGTTGGCAGTTGCCACCATTTCCAACGATAACTTGCAAGATTTGAAAACAGGCTATCTGGTTAAAGCGACACCTTGGCGCCAACAAGTAGCGTTATTAATTGGTTGTGTGGTGGGCGCCGCAGTGATTGCGCCTACTTTGGAAATGCTCTACAACGCCTATGGTTTCACAGGCGCCATGCCACGCGAAGGTATGGATGCTGCACAAGCCCTATCTGCTCCACAAGCCACATTGATGACCACCATTGCCAAAGGTATTTTCTCGGGTAATTTGGAATGGACATATATTTTCTTTGGCATTGGTTTGGGTATTGCGATTATTATTGCAGATGCCATACTGAAAAAATCCAGCAACAATCGTTTTGCCCTACCCGCATTGGCGGTTGGTATGGGTATTTACCTACCACCTGCAGTAAATATGCCGATTGTGATTGGTGCAATCGTAGCTTATTGGATGGCTAATAAAACCAAACGTCAAGCGCGTCAGTTGGCTGAACAAGAAGCGAAAGCAATGGAAGCCACAGTAGAACGTCGTGGAACCCTGTTCTCGGCAGGTTTGATTGTGGGCGAAAGTTTAGTTGGCGTGATGATGGCGTTTATCATTGCCGCATCGGTTACTTCGGGTGGTTCAGATGCACCATTGGCGATTGCGTTAGAAAACTGGGGAACTGCCGCAGAAATTCTTGGCTTGCTGGCATTTATTGGCGGCGCAATTATTTTTGTGATGCGTACTTTACGTCCATTGAAAACAACGCAAAAAAATCAATAA
- the rlmD gene encoding 23S rRNA (uracil(1939)-C(5))-methyltransferase RlmD: MQTTIQSLDYEGRGVTRIDGKTIFVHNALPREIVRIQIKQDKGTFAEADTTAIIQPSEYRREPACPYYGECGGCALQHLEFSAQVAMKQRVFEEQLQRIGKVFPEQILPPIYGAAWHYRSRTRLSIFIDKQDVVQIGYQAKRSKRIVPISQCAILPAHVSGSLKTIRAGLQNIHATAPKIRLQSVEISVGEQVSVLNIISDKKLPENVLIEFSGCLNKITANQSAAPIWQIWLQIGTRAAEPIAPKTAPKLNYRLPEFALNMPFRAGDFTQINLPMNEVMVSRAIRLLQPQGHERIADLFCGLGNFTLPIARSGAKVVGIEGADFLTRRAMQNAQANGLTNIQFSTADLFATTPQIVEQLGYFDKILLDPPRAGAYALVQALHVPYLPKRIVYVSCNPATFARDAAVLVGKGYRFSAAGVMNLFPHTAHVEAMAVFDLA; this comes from the coding sequence ATGCAAACCACCATTCAATCATTGGATTACGAAGGACGTGGCGTAACACGCATTGACGGCAAAACCATCTTTGTTCACAACGCTTTACCACGCGAAATCGTCCGCATTCAAATCAAGCAAGACAAAGGCACATTTGCTGAAGCCGACACCACCGCCATTATCCAACCGTCCGAATACCGTCGCGAACCAGCTTGCCCATATTATGGCGAATGCGGCGGCTGTGCTTTACAACACCTTGAATTTTCAGCGCAAGTCGCCATGAAACAACGCGTTTTTGAAGAGCAACTGCAACGCATCGGCAAAGTTTTTCCCGAACAAATTTTGCCGCCGATTTATGGTGCAGCATGGCATTATCGCAGCCGCACAAGATTGTCTATTTTTATTGATAAACAAGATGTTGTGCAAATCGGCTATCAAGCCAAACGCAGCAAACGCATTGTACCGATTTCGCAATGCGCCATCTTGCCTGCACACGTTTCAGGCAGCCTGAAAACCATTCGCGCAGGTTTGCAAAATATCCATGCCACCGCACCCAAAATTCGTTTGCAAAGCGTGGAAATTTCTGTTGGCGAGCAAGTTTCTGTTTTAAATATTATTTCTGATAAAAAATTGCCTGAAAATGTCTTGATAGAATTTTCAGGCTGCCTGAATAAAATTACAGCAAACCAATCCGCTGCACCGATTTGGCAAATTTGGCTGCAAATTGGCACACGCGCTGCCGAACCGATTGCGCCGAAAACCGCGCCCAAACTCAATTACAGGCTGCCTGAATTTGCGCTGAATATGCCGTTTCGCGCGGGCGATTTTACGCAAATCAATTTGCCGATGAATGAAGTGATGGTTTCACGCGCCATACGCTTATTGCAGCCACAAGGACATGAAAGAATTGCCGATTTATTTTGCGGCTTGGGTAATTTCACGTTGCCGATTGCGCGAAGTGGCGCAAAAGTGGTCGGCATTGAAGGTGCGGATTTTCTCACGCGCCGTGCGATGCAAAACGCACAAGCCAACGGTTTGACCAATATTCAATTTTCCACCGCTGATTTATTCGCTACTACACCGCAAATTGTTGAACAATTAGGTTATTTTGACAAAATATTGCTTGACCCACCACGCGCTGGCGCATATGCCTTGGTACAGGCTTTGCACGTGCCCTATTTGCCCAAACGGATTGTATATGTGTCGTGCAATCCTGCCACGTTTGCGCGTGATGCGGCGGTATTGGTAGGTAAAGGTTATCGTTTTAGCGCGGCTGGTGTGATGAATTTATTTCCGCATACGGCGCATGTGGAAGCGATGGCGGTGTTTGATTTGGCATAA
- a CDS encoding M16 family metallopeptidase: MKTQLFFPLITLAAIFSAQAVDIQRWHTPEGTQILLVERHELPMIDYAVIFKGAGSTAEPDGKSDIASPTAKMIMRGTKQLDEESFTSQIKDLGSYVFSNSGLEYSIFGFRSLSESDKLHPTAQLFAQALTSPRFEESVFKRLQNQAIVSLKQAESYPAYIASREQAKLNYPAHPYGKAALRTEATIRAVNLADLKTFAQTHYAQNNAIVTIVGDINRADAEQLVKQTIGGLPKRTSAIRPTPPVELTQIGKTQRVPFSGSAQTNISIGLPVLKYDDPDYFALLVGNYILGGGGFDSRLMKILRDEKGYTYGVHSSFSAYSEKAPFNISFATEHKNSQAALAATQQVLADFVAQGPSETELQQAKANITGSFPLKFDSNGKLLSNLLDIGLYNRPTDWLDTYNDKVNALTVQDIQRAWQKHIVPTQMNTVVVGE, encoded by the coding sequence ATGAAAACCCAGTTATTTTTTCCCCTAATCACACTTGCCGCCATTTTTTCAGCGCAAGCGGTGGATATTCAACGCTGGCACACCCCTGAAGGCACACAAATCTTGCTGGTGGAACGCCACGAATTGCCGATGATTGATTATGCCGTCATCTTCAAAGGCGCAGGCAGCACCGCCGAACCCGATGGCAAAAGCGATATTGCCAGCCCCACCGCTAAAATGATAATGCGCGGCACAAAACAACTTGACGAAGAAAGCTTTACTTCCCAAATCAAAGATTTAGGTTCGTATGTTTTCAGCAATAGCGGCTTGGAATACAGCATTTTCGGTTTTCGCAGTTTGAGTGAATCCGATAAACTTCATCCGACCGCGCAATTATTCGCGCAGGCTCTCACATCGCCGCGTTTTGAAGAATCTGTATTCAAACGCTTGCAAAATCAAGCGATTGTGTCGCTAAAACAAGCGGAAAGTTATCCTGCCTACATTGCTTCGCGTGAACAAGCCAAACTCAATTATCCTGCACACCCTTATGGCAAAGCAGCTTTGCGCACCGAAGCGACCATTCGCGCCGTCAATCTTGCTGATTTGAAAACATTCGCACAAACACATTACGCACAAAACAACGCCATTGTAACCATTGTCGGCGACATCAATCGCGCTGACGCAGAACAATTGGTCAAACAAACTATTGGTGGCTTACCCAAACGCACATCAGCCATTCGCCCAACACCACCCGTGGAATTGACGCAAATTGGCAAAACCCAGCGCGTACCATTTTCAGGCAGCGCACAAACCAATATCAGCATCGGTTTACCCGTATTGAAATACGATGACCCTGATTATTTTGCCCTTTTGGTCGGTAATTATATTTTGGGTGGCGGCGGATTTGACAGTCGTTTGATGAAAATTTTGCGCGATGAAAAAGGTTACACTTACGGTGTACATAGCAGTTTTTCAGCATATAGCGAAAAAGCACCATTCAATATCAGTTTTGCTACCGAACACAAAAATAGCCAAGCCGCATTGGCTGCCACCCAACAAGTTTTAGCAGATTTTGTGGCACAAGGCCCAAGCGAAACCGAATTGCAACAAGCCAAAGCCAATATTACAGGCAGTTTTCCATTAAAATTTGATAGTAATGGCAAATTATTAAGCAATTTGTTGGACATCGGTTTATACAATCGTCCAACCGATTGGCTGGATACTTATAACGACAAAGTGAACGCGCTAACAGTCCAAGACATTCAGCGCGCATGGCAAAAACACATTGTGCCAACGCAAATGAATACGGTCGTTGTGGGCGAATAA